One window from the genome of Natrialba magadii ATCC 43099 encodes:
- the pheS gene encoding phenylalanine--tRNA ligase subunit alpha: MQLPAAQVAVLEAASADEATSVDALAEATDLPPETVTGAVFELEDEGLVTVSERVDETITLTDEGREYAKNKLPEISLYEAALEAGADDALVSMGQVIGTSGLEGNAVDIALSNYARKGYGQIDSGEITANPDADPASDEEASALESLAAGDGLDDVGVRDQLERRGLLEISETTIREATVTDDGVTELMAGLETAETVGQVTPDLLTGGEWEDVEFAEYNVEADAEQFEGGRVHILRQTADRVKDVLVGMGFQEMEGPHVDADFWINDCLFMPQDHPARTHWDRFALEQPTHIDDLPEDLVVDVERAHREGVGPDGEGYHSPWDEDFARALALRGHTTSLSTRYLSGEEIGEIEPPARFFSVEKVYRNDTLDPTHLLEFFQIEGWVMAEDLSVRDLMGTFEEFYAQFGIEDIQFKPHYNPYTEPSFELFGTHPTTGELVEIGNSGIFREEMLEPLGVECDVMAWGLALERLLMLMYGFEDIRDIHGTLCDLELLRETEVTY; the protein is encoded by the coding sequence ATGCAACTACCAGCAGCACAGGTCGCGGTCTTGGAGGCCGCGAGCGCGGACGAAGCAACGTCCGTCGACGCCCTCGCCGAGGCGACCGACCTGCCCCCGGAGACCGTCACCGGCGCGGTCTTCGAACTCGAGGACGAGGGGCTCGTCACCGTCTCGGAACGCGTCGACGAAACGATCACACTCACCGACGAAGGACGCGAGTACGCCAAGAACAAACTGCCCGAGATCAGCCTCTACGAGGCCGCACTCGAAGCCGGTGCCGACGACGCCCTCGTCTCGATGGGACAGGTCATCGGCACGTCCGGACTCGAGGGCAACGCCGTCGACATCGCGCTCTCGAACTACGCGCGAAAGGGGTACGGCCAGATCGACAGCGGTGAGATCACGGCGAACCCGGACGCCGATCCGGCGAGCGACGAGGAGGCAAGTGCACTCGAGTCCCTCGCTGCAGGCGACGGCCTCGACGACGTCGGGGTTCGCGACCAACTCGAGCGGCGCGGCCTGCTCGAAATCAGCGAGACGACGATCCGCGAGGCCACAGTGACCGACGACGGCGTGACGGAACTGATGGCGGGACTCGAGACGGCCGAAACGGTCGGCCAGGTCACGCCCGATCTCCTGACCGGCGGCGAGTGGGAAGACGTCGAATTCGCCGAGTACAACGTCGAAGCGGACGCAGAGCAGTTCGAAGGCGGCCGCGTGCACATCCTGCGCCAGACGGCCGACCGCGTGAAGGACGTCCTCGTCGGCATGGGCTTTCAGGAGATGGAGGGTCCGCACGTCGACGCGGACTTCTGGATCAACGACTGTCTGTTCATGCCCCAGGACCACCCAGCGCGCACGCACTGGGACCGGTTCGCCCTGGAGCAGCCGACGCACATCGACGACCTCCCCGAAGATCTCGTCGTGGACGTCGAGCGCGCACACAGGGAAGGCGTCGGCCCGGACGGCGAGGGCTATCACTCGCCGTGGGACGAGGACTTCGCCCGCGCACTTGCGCTTCGCGGCCACACGACCTCGCTGTCGACCCGCTATCTCTCCGGTGAGGAAATCGGCGAGATCGAACCACCCGCGCGCTTCTTCAGCGTCGAGAAGGTCTACCGCAACGACACCCTCGATCCAACGCACCTGCTGGAGTTCTTCCAGATCGAGGGCTGGGTAATGGCCGAGGACCTCTCGGTCCGTGACCTGATGGGGACCTTCGAGGAGTTCTACGCCCAGTTCGGTATCGAAGACATCCAGTTCAAGCCCCACTACAACCCCTATACCGAGCCCAGCTTCGAGCTGTTCGGAACCCACCCGACGACGGGCGAATTGGTGGAGATCGGCAACTCGGGCATCTTCCGCGAGGAGATGCTCGAACCGCTCGGCGTCGAGTGTGACGTGATGGCCTGGGGGCTCGCCTTAGAGCGACTGCTCATGCTGATGTACGGCTTCGAGGACATCCGAGACATCCACGGCACGCTGTGTGACCTGGAACTGCTGCGCGAGACGGAGGTGACCTACTGA
- the pheT gene encoding phenylalanine--tRNA ligase subunit beta — MPTVDIDPDELRDLTGHDDVGDEELKDDLFGLGLEFEGRTEDGAFELEFAPDRLDRLSVEGVARSLRYQYGDARGVHVPSTNSAEWTITVDDSVPDERPYVTGAVIRDVSLDEDGLDSLIQLQEKLHATMGRKRAKGAIGIHDLTMLKGASATDTDTPTIEYVGVEPDEDRFVPLDSDAELTPAEVLEEHDTGRTYADLVSEYERYPAIYDDIGLFSFPPVINGRRTEVSTESRDLFVEMTGTDQWTIDKMLNIVCYALAARGATIEDVTVQYPDHELVRPDLSTKTKSVPHKRIETILGLNLDPDEVVDLAERSGLEATKEDSEDAGKLVYEFTIPPYRVDVLHPLDVIDDLGRAYGFNELEPEYPDVGTVGGRHKRSRLEDAARTQLVGLGFEDLLNFHMISEEENYERLDVAPDADAYGAGEAATIKEPYSEDFTMLRTWVMPSLLMVLERNTHRAYPQHLAEIGFTAAVDERENTGVTEQRHVGAVLANHDAGYEDAKARLQALARRFDVELETPPTEHPTFISGRTAAVVIDGEEVGVIGEVHPKVLVEHDLEVPVAAFEFELAALQ; from the coding sequence ATGCCAACGGTCGATATCGACCCCGACGAACTGCGCGACCTGACCGGCCACGACGACGTGGGCGACGAGGAACTCAAAGACGACCTGTTCGGTCTCGGACTCGAGTTCGAGGGCCGAACCGAGGACGGCGCGTTCGAACTCGAGTTCGCGCCAGATCGCCTCGACCGTCTCTCGGTTGAGGGCGTAGCGCGTTCGCTTCGCTACCAGTACGGCGACGCCCGCGGCGTGCACGTTCCGTCGACGAACTCGGCGGAATGGACCATCACAGTCGACGACTCAGTGCCAGACGAGCGCCCGTACGTAACGGGCGCGGTGATCCGTGACGTGAGTCTGGACGAGGATGGCCTGGACTCGCTCATCCAGTTGCAGGAGAAACTGCACGCGACGATGGGGCGAAAGCGCGCGAAGGGGGCGATTGGGATTCACGACCTGACCATGCTAAAAGGGGCGTCGGCTACCGACACCGATACCCCAACCATCGAGTACGTCGGCGTCGAACCCGACGAGGACCGCTTCGTCCCGCTCGATTCGGACGCCGAGCTGACGCCCGCCGAGGTCCTGGAAGAGCACGACACGGGCCGCACCTACGCGGATCTCGTCAGCGAGTACGAACGCTACCCAGCGATTTACGACGACATCGGCCTGTTCTCGTTCCCGCCCGTCATCAACGGCCGCCGGACCGAAGTGTCGACGGAGTCCCGAGACCTGTTCGTCGAGATGACCGGCACCGACCAGTGGACGATCGACAAGATGCTGAACATCGTCTGCTACGCGCTCGCGGCCCGCGGAGCGACGATCGAGGATGTGACGGTCCAGTATCCTGATCATGAACTCGTTCGTCCGGATCTCTCGACGAAAACGAAATCCGTCCCGCACAAGCGCATCGAGACGATTCTGGGACTCAACCTCGATCCGGACGAAGTGGTCGACCTGGCAGAACGATCCGGACTCGAAGCCACAAAAGAAGACAGCGAAGACGCCGGCAAACTCGTCTACGAGTTCACCATCCCACCCTACCGCGTCGACGTGCTCCACCCACTCGACGTCATCGACGACCTCGGCCGGGCCTACGGCTTCAACGAACTCGAGCCGGAGTACCCCGACGTGGGCACCGTCGGCGGCCGCCACAAGCGCTCCCGACTCGAGGACGCCGCGCGCACGCAACTCGTCGGCCTCGGCTTCGAGGACCTGCTCAACTTCCACATGATCAGCGAGGAGGAGAACTACGAGCGCCTCGATGTGGCCCCCGACGCGGACGCCTACGGCGCTGGCGAGGCTGCGACGATCAAGGAACCCTACAGCGAGGACTTCACAATGTTGCGGACGTGGGTCATGCCGTCGCTCCTGATGGTCCTCGAACGCAACACCCACCGCGCGTACCCACAGCACCTCGCAGAGATCGGATTCACCGCTGCCGTCGACGAACGCGAGAACACTGGCGTCACCGAGCAGCGCCACGTCGGTGCCGTGCTCGCGAATCACGACGCCGGTTACGAGGACGCCAAGGCACGCCTGCAGGCGCTGGCGCGGCGCTTCGACGTAGAACTCGAGACGCCGCCGACCGAACACCCGACCTTCATCTCGGGTCGGACGGCCGCCGTCGTCATCGACGGCGAGGAAGTCGGCGTCATCGGCGAGGTCCACCCGAAGGTGCTCGTCGAGCACGACCTCGAGGTGCCGGTTGCGGCGTTCGAGTTCGAGTTGGCGGCGCTGCAGTAG
- a CDS encoding M14 family metallopeptidase has translation MSHHTDNEYRTIADGTDAPTETDESGVQATFTDSTVDRRTFLSLSVATGAALALPGSATADVSDDVLSDELEYVLNHTPAEYEAATSIVFTDQDVFDAFADEYEEEPAPGRSRAPKAVTRESPTLSAHAHLTASEVEDVLALGDGDDDDGIDAMNFAPGSNPWWTLEEPYADGVFPPIEEARDYIAYEETVQALEYIEDTHSDRVRVQSIGESPGWTNLYTDEDADPRDVYVAEVTNDVQDDSSFAAKEKVVYSLNIHGDERAGTEAGCRLIEEIARGEADDFEHLLDDIVLLFLFTNPDGWVSRKPQTEIPWVADHNTNFQRGNASTFEGQPVDTNRQYPTMGWTNPSFRPAEPEGAPEEFHDLVPDSLAIVEHFREYDNVAFLCDYHGMYTADHMVFNLETNAPFDHDGTHDLDEVNIQIGEGMQEFWGDIDAVADDIATAGEEMYGSPFVPDGDSYGGLFDWGTIYDSLSYQITGGFLGWAGQPAEFGGLGAITVAPEIILSNHSVAAQKEWMPYWTRHYEEAYRISMREYAAMTARETHATVETGGQDTAYVTTDELTRTSAELPHTDDQPGRGGPGRGGPGQGRGRGQDRATSVQRRHEVVQPGPGTQSQLSAETTADSHSLFVDLEGVGNATEGTVRIRNPDGTVVHEIDIDAKADPRNQAVRTHDYEEIFVRRPEAGQWTIEAESDAELNVLTTVVDVADDEEIPDPVEVLGYEQREYSVNPMEFFADLDDDVVDGDMDGMSVHHVSVGRLLRGNSGMRHYDKVVVSHDDGIDDPDYIGALEDFVEAGGDLILTDSGVNLLAVLETGGATAITADDIANILVPFANLEDRDFDHPLLAGIRTRQQEIWKGSQLGYTTGVDQPATIVDVDAFETAGGSVAGTFTTAALQDGESTQLESGVAAGLLPAAGDGDGAEGGDGNGNGNGNGNGNGDAGEIAVVGSVLPPAQQTELHPFGMADYAVSFMGHTLLCNALGFEQRRYADGELVRTYGEIR, from the coding sequence ATGTCACACCATACAGACAACGAATACAGGACAATAGCCGACGGGACCGACGCACCGACTGAAACCGACGAGTCTGGTGTTCAAGCCACGTTTACCGACTCGACTGTCGACCGACGAACGTTCCTCAGCCTCTCTGTTGCAACCGGCGCTGCGCTCGCACTCCCCGGCAGCGCCACCGCCGACGTAAGTGACGACGTGCTCAGCGACGAACTCGAGTACGTCCTGAATCACACGCCTGCGGAGTACGAGGCTGCGACCAGCATCGTCTTCACCGATCAGGACGTCTTCGACGCGTTCGCGGACGAGTACGAGGAGGAGCCAGCCCCAGGCCGATCGCGCGCACCGAAGGCGGTCACTCGCGAGTCGCCAACACTGTCTGCACATGCACACCTTACGGCGTCAGAGGTCGAGGACGTGCTCGCGCTGGGTGATGGCGACGACGATGATGGTATCGACGCAATGAACTTCGCACCCGGTTCGAACCCCTGGTGGACGCTCGAGGAGCCCTACGCGGACGGCGTCTTCCCGCCAATCGAGGAGGCTCGCGACTACATCGCCTACGAGGAGACGGTGCAGGCACTCGAGTACATCGAGGACACGCATTCGGACCGCGTTCGGGTGCAGTCGATCGGCGAGTCGCCAGGGTGGACGAATCTGTACACCGACGAGGACGCCGATCCGCGGGACGTCTACGTTGCGGAAGTCACGAACGATGTGCAGGACGACTCGTCGTTCGCCGCGAAGGAGAAGGTCGTCTACTCGCTCAACATTCACGGCGACGAGCGGGCGGGAACGGAGGCTGGCTGTCGGCTGATCGAGGAAATCGCACGCGGCGAGGCGGACGATTTCGAGCACCTGCTCGACGATATCGTCTTGTTGTTCCTGTTTACGAACCCGGACGGCTGGGTTTCGCGCAAGCCACAGACCGAGATTCCGTGGGTTGCCGACCACAATACCAACTTCCAGCGTGGCAACGCGAGTACGTTCGAGGGGCAGCCAGTCGACACCAACCGTCAGTATCCGACGATGGGCTGGACGAATCCGAGCTTCCGGCCAGCGGAGCCGGAGGGTGCGCCTGAGGAGTTCCACGACCTCGTGCCTGACTCACTCGCCATCGTCGAGCACTTCCGCGAGTACGACAACGTGGCGTTCCTCTGTGACTACCACGGGATGTACACCGCGGATCACATGGTGTTCAACCTCGAGACGAACGCGCCGTTCGACCACGACGGCACGCACGACTTAGACGAGGTCAACATCCAGATCGGCGAGGGAATGCAGGAGTTCTGGGGAGACATCGATGCGGTCGCAGATGACATCGCCACGGCCGGCGAGGAGATGTACGGCTCGCCGTTCGTGCCGGACGGCGACAGCTACGGCGGCCTGTTCGACTGGGGAACGATCTACGACTCGCTGTCCTACCAGATCACTGGCGGCTTCCTCGGCTGGGCCGGCCAGCCAGCGGAGTTCGGCGGACTCGGTGCGATCACCGTCGCCCCTGAAATCATCCTCTCGAACCACTCTGTAGCGGCTCAGAAGGAGTGGATGCCCTACTGGACGCGCCACTACGAGGAGGCCTACCGGATCTCGATGCGCGAGTACGCTGCGATGACGGCCCGCGAGACGCACGCGACGGTCGAAACCGGTGGCCAGGACACTGCCTACGTCACGACGGACGAACTGACGCGCACCTCAGCTGAGCTGCCACACACCGACGACCAGCCCGGTCGCGGTGGACCTGGCCGTGGTGGCCCCGGACAGGGCCGTGGGAGAGGACAGGACCGTGCAACGTCGGTCCAGCGCCGCCACGAGGTCGTCCAGCCGGGTCCCGGCACCCAGTCACAGCTCAGCGCCGAGACGACCGCGGACTCTCACTCGCTGTTCGTCGACCTCGAGGGCGTCGGCAACGCGACCGAGGGAACCGTTCGCATCCGAAACCCTGACGGAACCGTCGTCCACGAGATCGACATCGACGCGAAGGCTGATCCGCGAAATCAGGCCGTGCGAACGCACGACTACGAGGAAATCTTCGTGCGCCGCCCCGAGGCCGGCCAGTGGACTATCGAGGCGGAGAGCGACGCCGAACTCAACGTCCTCACGACGGTCGTCGACGTGGCGGACGACGAGGAGATCCCGGACCCAGTGGAGGTGCTCGGCTACGAGCAGCGCGAGTACTCGGTCAACCCAATGGAGTTCTTCGCGGATCTCGACGATGACGTCGTCGACGGCGATATGGACGGCATGAGCGTCCACCACGTGAGCGTCGGCCGCCTCCTCCGGGGGAACTCCGGCATGCGCCACTACGACAAGGTCGTCGTCTCCCACGACGACGGCATCGACGACCCAGACTACATCGGTGCACTCGAGGACTTCGTTGAGGCCGGCGGGGATCTGATCCTCACGGATTCGGGTGTCAACCTGCTCGCGGTGCTCGAGACCGGTGGGGCCACAGCCATCACGGCCGACGACATCGCGAACATCCTCGTGCCGTTCGCCAATCTCGAGGATCGGGACTTCGACCACCCGCTGCTGGCCGGCATCAGAACCCGGCAGCAGGAGATCTGGAAGGGGTCACAGCTCGGCTACACGACTGGCGTCGACCAGCCTGCGACCATTGTCGATGTGGACGCCTTCGAGACGGCTGGCGGTTCCGTCGCCGGGACGTTCACCACGGCCGCGCTGCAGGACGGCGAATCGACCCAACTCGAGTCGGGTGTCGCTGCGGGGCTGCTTCCCGCAGCCGGCGATGGCGATGGGGCCGAAGGTGGAGACGGAAACGGAAACGGAAACGGAAACGGAAACGGAAACGGAGATGCCGGCGAAATCGCCGTCGTCGGCTCGGTGCTCCCACCGGCCCAGCAGACCGAACTCCATCCGTTCGGAATGGCGGACTACGCGGTGTCGTTCATGGGTCACACCCTGCTGTGTAACGCGCTCGGCTTCGAACAGCGTCGCTACGCTGATGGAGAACTGGTGAGAACGTACGGTGAGATACGGTAG
- a CDS encoding non-histone chromosomal MC1 family protein, translating into MVREDGKRNFALRSSNGEEESVFSGNTPRQAALKAARRLEPGSSEDEADRTELRLREKGTDKVHIYDGWAWEETAPDDKPDWMPNEITEANVSKKGIDHLDE; encoded by the coding sequence ATGGTACGAGAAGACGGTAAACGAAACTTCGCGCTGCGATCGTCGAACGGTGAAGAAGAAAGTGTGTTCTCTGGGAACACGCCACGGCAGGCAGCACTCAAGGCGGCTCGTCGGCTCGAACCCGGCTCCAGTGAGGATGAGGCCGACCGCACCGAACTCCGACTCCGGGAGAAGGGGACGGACAAGGTCCATATCTACGACGGCTGGGCCTGGGAAGAGACGGCACCCGACGACAAACCGGACTGGATGCCGAACGAGATCACGGAGGCGAACGTCTCCAAGAAAGGTATCGATCACCTGGACGAGTAA
- a CDS encoding bacteriorhodopsin, translating into MIDMFVLLVVSSIVFISAAAIFVGYSRTLPDGPNQYGYAAAVAAGSMGLAYVVMALVNGISGADTDLFRFLGYTAMWTVIVLVVCSVAGVDRRLTLFLFAAVLGRLWITLGSWFVDGTLALVATLGTFAALGFGLYLLFGPFTRAAAALESERRLLFSKLKYLIVLGWVGLVATGIMAQGAGLADDFVGQLVVIYVEVILILGFGAIVVRSRTALSQTAAATVLLSIGTDRDRSRSRDGSGGSSGSGGSGGSGGSGGSSASGGPTDSGDSVERAEYAD; encoded by the coding sequence ATGATCGACATGTTCGTGCTGCTCGTGGTTTCGAGTATCGTCTTCATTTCGGCCGCAGCTATCTTCGTCGGCTACTCGAGAACCCTGCCCGACGGCCCGAATCAGTACGGCTACGCTGCAGCCGTCGCAGCCGGTTCGATGGGGCTGGCGTACGTCGTGATGGCCCTGGTAAACGGGATCTCCGGCGCGGACACGGACCTGTTTCGGTTCCTCGGCTACACCGCCATGTGGACCGTGATCGTCCTCGTGGTCTGTTCAGTTGCCGGTGTCGACCGACGGCTCACGCTGTTTTTGTTTGCCGCTGTCCTCGGCCGGCTCTGGATCACGCTCGGCAGCTGGTTCGTCGACGGTACCCTCGCCCTCGTCGCGACCCTCGGAACCTTCGCGGCCCTCGGGTTCGGGCTCTACCTCCTGTTCGGCCCCTTCACTCGTGCCGCGGCGGCACTCGAGTCTGAACGACGACTGCTGTTTAGCAAACTTAAGTATCTCATCGTGCTCGGCTGGGTCGGGCTGGTTGCGACCGGGATCATGGCACAAGGTGCGGGCCTCGCGGACGATTTCGTGGGACAACTGGTCGTGATCTACGTCGAGGTGATCCTCATCCTCGGCTTCGGTGCGATCGTAGTTCGGAGCCGCACGGCACTCTCACAGACGGCTGCTGCGACTGTGCTGCTCTCGATCGGAACCGACCGTGATCGCTCTCGGAGTCGGGACGGTTCGGGTGGGTCGAGCGGTTCTGGTGGTTCTGGCGGTTCTGGCGGTTCGGGTGGGTCGAGTGCTTCGGGCGGCCCAACCGATTCGGGTGACTCAGTAGAGCGAGCAGAGTACGCCGACTGA
- the pheA gene encoding prephenate dehydratase: protein MTAVTLGPEGTYSHRAAQAIADADAIDFRQSVTSIVDAVATGEYDRGVIPIENSIEGSVTESLDALAEYDVAVVREIVTPIKHALLAQGPGFETIASHSQALAQCRSYLEREYPDATLEAVASTAQGVEFAREDPTIAGIGHPANADNATELEVLAEDIQDQDSNATRFFAVAPAEDRSKGGGKTTLVVYPNANYPGLLLELLEPFADRDINLTRVESRPSGRRLGDYVFHVDIEAGLYEARTNEAIAELEELAEKGWVRRLGSYDLEHVVE from the coding sequence ATGACTGCAGTGACTCTCGGCCCAGAAGGAACCTACTCTCACCGGGCGGCCCAGGCGATCGCCGACGCAGACGCAATCGACTTTCGCCAGTCCGTCACCTCGATCGTCGACGCCGTCGCGACCGGCGAGTACGACCGCGGCGTGATCCCCATCGAAAACAGCATCGAGGGCAGCGTCACGGAGAGTCTCGACGCGCTCGCCGAGTACGACGTCGCCGTCGTCCGCGAAATCGTCACGCCGATCAAACACGCACTCCTCGCACAGGGGCCGGGCTTCGAAACGATCGCCAGCCACTCCCAGGCGCTTGCACAGTGTCGCTCCTATCTCGAGCGCGAGTATCCCGACGCCACGCTCGAAGCCGTCGCGAGCACGGCCCAGGGCGTCGAGTTCGCCCGCGAAGATCCCACAATCGCCGGCATCGGCCACCCCGCCAACGCCGACAACGCCACCGAACTCGAGGTCCTCGCCGAAGACATCCAGGATCAAGACTCCAACGCGACACGGTTCTTCGCCGTCGCGCCCGCCGAGGACCGCTCGAAAGGCGGCGGCAAGACAACGCTGGTCGTCTACCCGAACGCGAACTATCCTGGCCTGCTACTCGAACTCCTCGAACCGTTCGCCGACCGGGATATCAACCTGACCCGCGTCGAGTCCCGGCCGAGCGGCCGGCGACTCGGAGACTACGTCTTCCACGTCGATATCGAGGCGGGGCTCTACGAGGCGCGGACCAACGAGGCGATTGCCGAACTCGAGGAACTCGCCGAGAAGGGGTGGGTCCGCCGACTCGGCTCGTACGATCTCGAGCACGTCGTCGAGTGA
- a CDS encoding peroxiredoxin codes for MPLETGDDAPDVTAPNQDGETVSPAFDDPTVLYFYPRDDTPGCTTEATQFQRERDTYREAGVDVYGVSTDDVDSHQSFAEAEGLEFDLLADPDGAVAAAFEVDVEDGAVARTTFLLADGEVQAVYESVDPDGHARDVLLDAMDEGLVTLPE; via the coding sequence ATGCCACTCGAGACAGGCGACGACGCACCCGACGTGACCGCACCGAATCAGGACGGCGAGACAGTCTCGCCTGCGTTCGACGACCCGACGGTCCTCTACTTCTACCCGCGGGACGACACCCCCGGTTGTACGACCGAGGCCACCCAGTTCCAGCGCGAGCGAGACACCTACCGCGAGGCCGGCGTCGACGTCTACGGCGTCTCGACCGACGACGTCGACTCCCACCAGTCGTTCGCCGAGGCGGAAGGACTCGAGTTCGACCTGCTCGCGGATCCCGACGGCGCGGTCGCGGCTGCCTTCGAGGTCGACGTTGAGGATGGTGCGGTTGCGCGAACGACGTTTCTGCTCGCCGACGGCGAGGTGCAGGCGGTGTACGAAAGCGTCGATCCGGATGGGCACGCGCGCGATGTGTTGCTTGATGCGATGGACGAGGGGCTCGTGACGCTGCCAGAGTGA
- a CDS encoding Hsp20/alpha crystallin family protein, whose translation MRRNPFDEIEEMLDRVSKQVEEGMAGGGLQVPGSVPVDVADRHDEYVVTADLPGYDVEDIDLTLTDGTLRLEATRTDEEEEHVEGRYLRRERTRKSANRQIRLPDPVDEDAVDAGYENGVLTVRLPKESTDEESKQIDIE comes from the coding sequence ATGCGCCGAAACCCGTTCGACGAAATCGAGGAGATGCTCGACCGCGTCAGCAAGCAGGTCGAGGAGGGGATGGCCGGCGGCGGCCTGCAGGTACCCGGCTCCGTCCCGGTAGATGTCGCCGATCGCCACGACGAGTACGTGGTGACGGCCGATCTGCCGGGCTACGACGTCGAGGATATCGACCTCACGCTCACGGACGGGACGCTCCGTCTCGAGGCGACCCGCACGGACGAGGAGGAAGAACACGTCGAGGGGCGGTACCTCCGACGCGAGCGGACGCGAAAGTCGGCAAACCGCCAGATTCGACTCCCGGATCCGGTCGACGAGGACGCGGTCGATGCCGGCTACGAGAACGGCGTGTTGACCGTTCGACTGCCGAAAGAGTCGACTGACGAGGAGTCGAAGCAGATCGATATCGAGTAG